In Caldisericia bacterium, a genomic segment contains:
- the greA gene encoding transcription elongation factor GreA has translation MTSKEKKEEIITPKGDKVYMTKEGLKRLENELEYLRNVKRPEIARKLEDAVQAFGELTENAEYEETKREQALIEGRISELEELLSKAIIIDTEKISKVAVGIGSRVKILVKNLKDKSEEIMEFMLVSSVEGEPEENKISIESPIGEAILGKKKGDVVKVKIPKGEVLIKIVSIEK, from the coding sequence ATGACTTCTAAAGAAAAAAAGGAAGAGATTATTACACCAAAAGGTGATAAAGTTTATATGACAAAAGAAGGGTTAAAAAGACTTGAAAATGAACTTGAATATTTAAGAAATGTTAAAAGACCAGAAATCGCAAGAAAACTAGAAGATGCTGTTCAAGCCTTTGGCGAATTAACTGAAAATGCAGAATATGAGGAAACAAAAAGAGAACAAGCATTAATTGAGGGAAGAATTTCAGAGTTAGAAGAACTTTTATCAAAAGCAATAATTATTGATACTGAAAAAATTTCTAAAGTTGCTGTGGGAATAGGTAGTAGAGTTAAAATTCTTGTAAAAAATTTAAAGGATAAAAGTGAGGAAATAATGGAGTTTATGTTAGTAAGTTCGGTTGAAGGAGAGCCTGAAGAGAATAAAATATCTATAGAATCGCCAATTGGTGAAGCAATTCTTGGTAAAAAAAAGGGAGATGTTGTTAAAGTAAAAATTCCAAAAGGTGAAGTTTTGATAAAGATTGTCTCCATAGAAAAGTAA
- the lysS gene encoding lysine--tRNA ligase: protein MEERDIRLQKLKELKEKGINPFEYRFDRTHTANEVKKNFDELQNKLVKVSGRVISERLHGKASFITIRDFSGTIQIYLNINNLGESNYNFFKKYIDPGDFIGVSGTVFKTHTGEITINANNFTLLTKSLLPLPEKYHGIKDVEVRYRKRYLDLIANPQNIDIFIKRSEIIKKIRDYLNNLGFIEVETPMLQPIPGGATAKPFVTFHNALQENFYLRIAPELYLKRLIVGGFEKVYEINRNFRNEGISTIHNPEFTMLELYEAYSDYQDIMVLTENLISEVVLHVNGSHIIDYNGIKINFEPPWKRFSYKEIFEEKTNVPIEKFKDINFGLEYLKKENIELTKKPNFKNIVDEIFKEKVEKDLINPTIIYDFPIEMSPLAKKKRDNNGWVERFEVFVRGMEIANAFSELNDPIDQKERFLEEIKEKDKGDEESHYFDADYIEALEYGMPPTGGLGIGIDRLTMIITNKDSIREVILFPQLKRKEE from the coding sequence ATGGAAGAAAGAGATATTAGACTTCAAAAATTAAAAGAGTTAAAAGAAAAAGGAATTAACCCTTTCGAGTATAGATTTGATAGAACACATACTGCTAACGAAGTTAAAAAAAATTTTGATGAACTTCAAAATAAACTTGTTAAAGTTTCAGGAAGGGTTATTTCTGAAAGATTACATGGAAAAGCAAGTTTTATTACAATTAGAGATTTTAGTGGAACAATACAAATTTATCTAAATATAAATAATTTAGGAGAATCTAATTATAATTTTTTTAAAAAATATATTGATCCTGGTGATTTTATAGGAGTATCTGGAACTGTTTTTAAGACTCATACTGGTGAAATCACTATAAACGCAAATAATTTTACTCTTCTTACAAAATCTTTACTTCCTTTACCAGAAAAATATCATGGAATTAAAGATGTAGAGGTAAGATATAGAAAGAGATATCTTGATCTTATTGCAAATCCACAAAATATAGATATTTTTATAAAAAGAAGTGAAATTATAAAAAAAATAAGAGATTATTTAAATAACCTCGGTTTTATAGAAGTTGAAACTCCTATGCTTCAGCCAATTCCAGGTGGTGCTACAGCAAAACCTTTTGTTACTTTTCATAACGCTCTACAAGAAAATTTTTATTTGAGAATAGCACCAGAATTATATTTAAAAAGATTAATTGTTGGTGGTTTTGAAAAAGTATATGAGATTAACAGAAATTTTAGAAATGAAGGAATTTCAACTATTCACAACCCTGAATTTACTATGCTTGAGTTATATGAAGCATACTCTGATTATCAAGATATAATGGTTTTAACAGAAAATTTGATTAGTGAAGTAGTTTTACATGTTAATGGTAGTCATATAATTGATTACAATGGAATTAAAATAAATTTTGAGCCACCCTGGAAAAGATTTTCTTATAAAGAGATATTTGAAGAAAAGACAAATGTTCCAATTGAAAAATTTAAAGATATAAATTTTGGATTAGAATATTTAAAGAAAGAAAATATTGAGTTAACAAAGAAACCAAATTTTAAAAATATTGTAGATGAAATTTTTAAAGAAAAGGTTGAGAAGGATTTAATTAATCCTACAATTATTTATGATTTCCCAATAGAGATGTCTCCTCTCGCAAAAAAGAAAAGAGATAATAATGGATGGGTTGAAAGATTCGAAGTATTCGTAAGAGGAATGGAAATTGCAAATGCTTTTTCAGAATTGAATGACCCTATTGACCAAAAAGAGAGATTCTTAGAGGAGATAAAAGAAAAAGATAAGGGTGATGAAGAATCTCACTATTTTGACGCAGATTATATTGAAGCACTAGAATATGGTATGCCGCCAACTGGTGGTTTAGGTATTGGAATTGATAGATTAACAATGATAATTACAAATAAAGACTCTATAAGAGAGGTAATTTTATTTCCTCAACTAAAGCGTAAGGAGGAGTAA
- a CDS encoding DUF2007 domain-containing protein: protein MNLVKLITVNDLFSAEIIKEFLEKEGIPVVIKRTKWFDNPYLGSTGPRDLYVEEKDLELARNLLKESNFNFEI, encoded by the coding sequence ATGAATTTAGTTAAATTAATAACAGTAAACGATCTTTTTTCAGCCGAAATTATTAAAGAATTTTTAGAAAAAGAAGGGATTCCTGTTGTAATTAAAAGAACAAAATGGTTTGATAATCCATATTTAGGGAGCACTGGTCCAAGAGATTTATATGTTGAAGAAAAAGATTTAGAGTTGGCAAGAAATTTGCTTAAAGAATCTAATTTTAATTTTGAAATATAA
- a CDS encoding S-layer homology domain-containing protein, which translates to MKKILFIVILISIFLVGIKFNEKIDQKYINTINYLIEKDIIKGFPDGTFKVNWAITQSEFITLIVRCKLKYEKIENKKNIFDNLRLTLLNFYKSIFKREQKEKFKNFQNEWFHPYLIEYLNFSDVSEDEIDPLSYINIYDALYLLLKASKYNGEIKNINLPLDEKECREVLISAVSHKFYIDGLSFKNRLSRGDAFIIIENYLRKVEYAFNN; encoded by the coding sequence ATGAAAAAAATTTTATTTATAGTGATTTTAATTTCAATTTTCCTTGTTGGTATAAAATTCAATGAAAAAATAGATCAAAAATATATTAATACAATTAATTATTTAATTGAAAAAGACATAATTAAAGGTTTTCCAGATGGAACTTTTAAAGTTAATTGGGCAATAACTCAGAGTGAATTTATAACACTTATTGTTAGGTGTAAGTTAAAATATGAAAAAATAGAAAACAAAAAAAATATTTTTGATAATTTAAGGTTGACACTTTTAAATTTTTATAAATCAATCTTTAAAAGAGAGCAAAAAGAAAAATTTAAAAATTTTCAAAATGAGTGGTTTCATCCATATTTAATTGAATATCTTAATTTTTCAGATGTTTCTGAAGATGAAATAGATCCACTTTCTTACATAAATATTTATGATGCTCTTTATTTATTATTAAAAGCATCAAAATATAATGGTGAGATTAAAAATATTAATCTACCTTTGGATGAAAAAGAATGTAGAGAAGTTTTAATTAGCGCAGTATCACATAAATTTTATATTGATGGTTTATCTTTTAAAAATAGATTATCAAGAGGAGATGCTTTTATTATTATTGAGAACTATTTAAGGAAGGTGGAATATGCTTTTAACAATTGA
- a CDS encoding quinate 5-dehydrogenase: MKRVVSISLGSSKRDKKVEVEILGERFIIERIGTDGSKEKMINMFKELDGKVDAFGLGGADLYISVGKRRTTLKSIEKLVKNVVFTPICDGQYVKDTLEKKAVLFIRDKGLIDKNTKVMVISGVSRYGQVEGFLEVGCKILYGDLMFSLNLPFPIYNYKTFLFLASLIVPIARNLPYEWLYPTGKSQEEIIPKYEKYYKWADVIAGDFLYIKKHMPEDLKDKIIFTNTTTPEDRELLKKRGVKYLITTTPEFDGRTFGTNVIEALICAYTGKKPNEISESEYYELFDKLNIKPNIIEL, encoded by the coding sequence ATGAAAAGAGTTGTAAGTATTAGTTTAGGCTCTTCAAAAAGAGACAAAAAGGTAGAAGTGGAGATTTTGGGCGAGAGGTTTATTATTGAAAGAATAGGAACCGATGGAAGTAAAGAAAAGATGATAAATATGTTTAAAGAACTAGATGGAAAAGTTGATGCGTTTGGTTTAGGAGGAGCAGATCTTTATATAAGTGTTGGTAAAAGAAGAACAACATTAAAATCTATAGAAAAATTAGTTAAAAATGTTGTATTTACACCCATCTGTGATGGGCAATATGTTAAAGATACACTTGAAAAAAAAGCAGTTTTGTTTATAAGAGATAAAGGCTTAATAGATAAAAATACCAAAGTTATGGTAATTTCAGGTGTTAGTAGATATGGACAGGTTGAAGGTTTTCTTGAAGTTGGTTGTAAAATTTTATATGGAGATCTTATGTTTTCATTAAACCTTCCATTTCCTATTTATAACTATAAAACTTTTTTATTTCTTGCATCACTCATTGTACCAATTGCAAGAAATTTACCTTATGAATGGTTATACCCTACTGGAAAATCTCAAGAAGAAATTATTCCAAAATATGAAAAATATTATAAATGGGCAGATGTTATTGCAGGAGATTTTCTTTACATAAAAAAGCATATGCCAGAAGATCTTAAAGATAAAATAATCTTTACAAATACAACTACTCCTGAAGATAGAGAACTTTTAAAGAAAAGAGGTGTAAAATATTTAATAACAACTACACCTGAATTTGATGGTAGAACCTTTGGAACAAATGTAATTGAGGCTCTTATTTGTGCTTATACTGGAAAAAAACCAAATGAAATAAGCGAAAGTGAATATTATGAATTATTTGATAAACTAAACATTAAACCTAATATAATAGAATTATAA
- a CDS encoding type III pantothenate kinase has product MLLTIDIGNTNIVFGVFKRDILIKTYRLSSRVLRTSDEYALEIFSLFYLDKLPIKDIEDIIISSVVPPLDPIIEKTCEKLFNKKPIFINLSMKLPIKFEIENLSEIGMDRVVGSSMGYYITKENTVVVDFGTATTFDVVRKDGIFIGGAIAPGILISLESLITRTAKLPKVELSAPPSPIGKNTVNAIKSGMLYGWSGIVERIVSEVESFLNEKIKIIITGGASHFIIPFIKIDYIYEKDLILKGLKLIYELNRK; this is encoded by the coding sequence ATGCTTTTAACAATTGATATTGGAAACACAAACATTGTTTTTGGGGTATTTAAAAGGGATATTCTAATAAAAACATATAGGTTATCATCAAGAGTTTTGAGAACCTCAGATGAGTACGCACTTGAGATATTCTCTCTTTTTTATCTTGATAAATTACCAATAAAAGATATAGAAGATATAATAATATCATCTGTTGTTCCTCCACTTGATCCAATTATTGAAAAGACCTGTGAAAAACTATTTAATAAAAAACCGATATTTATAAATCTTTCTATGAAGTTACCAATTAAATTTGAAATAGAGAATTTAAGCGAAATAGGTATGGATAGAGTTGTTGGAAGTTCAATGGGATACTATATTACAAAAGAAAACACTGTTGTTGTTGATTTTGGAACAGCAACAACTTTTGATGTTGTAAGAAAAGATGGAATTTTTATAGGAGGTGCAATTGCGCCGGGAATTTTAATTTCTCTTGAATCATTAATAACAAGAACAGCAAAACTTCCAAAAGTTGAATTAAGTGCACCTCCGTCACCAATAGGAAAAAATACAGTTAATGCAATAAAATCGGGCATGTTATATGGATGGAGTGGGATTGTTGAAAGAATAGTTTCTGAGGTAGAATCATTCCTTAATGAAAAAATAAAAATTATAATTACTGGTGGTGCATCTCATTTTATTATACCTTTTATAAAAATTGATTATATTTATGAAAAAGATTTGATATTAAAAGGTCTAAAATTAATTTATGAATTGAATAGAAAATGA
- the rpoD gene encoding RNA polymerase sigma factor RpoD — protein MSNKFKHDEISRLIEKAKERGNLSYNEIFETLSSIEDLSPEEIDEMYESLIDNGIIFGDEKEIELEEERRREELEKLKEGIDLTKEELGEPLDPVNSYLVEISKIPLLTKEEEYELAKKMKEGTPEERAEARKKLIESNLRLVVSIAKKYIGQGLLFLDLIQEGNLGLIKAAEKFDYKKGWRFSTYATWWIRQAITRALADQSRTIRVPVHMVENINRLKKITRQLMQRLGREPTDEEVAKEMGISVKKVQDFKRVAQVPISLETPVGDDEDTTLADFVEDKSILSPEEETIKNCSNEELLELLKFLPEREREIVKLRFGLGGEVPHTLEEVGAKFNVTRERIRQIESKAIRRLRQLMKKEKRV, from the coding sequence TTGAGCAATAAGTTTAAACATGATGAGATATCAAGATTAATAGAAAAAGCAAAAGAACGTGGAAATTTATCATATAATGAGATATTTGAAACTCTCTCTTCTATTGAAGATTTATCTCCAGAAGAAATTGATGAAATGTATGAATCTTTAATTGATAATGGAATTATTTTTGGAGATGAAAAAGAAATAGAACTTGAGGAGGAAAGAAGAAGAGAAGAATTAGAAAAACTAAAAGAAGGAATAGATTTAACAAAAGAAGAATTAGGAGAACCACTTGATCCTGTAAATTCATATCTTGTTGAAATAAGTAAAATTCCTCTTTTAACAAAAGAAGAGGAATATGAACTTGCTAAAAAAATGAAAGAAGGCACACCCGAAGAGAGAGCAGAAGCAAGAAAAAAGTTAATAGAGAGTAATTTAAGACTTGTTGTAAGTATAGCAAAAAAATATATTGGACAAGGACTTCTCTTTTTAGATTTAATTCAAGAAGGAAATCTTGGTTTAATTAAAGCGGCTGAAAAATTTGACTATAAAAAGGGTTGGAGATTTTCCACATACGCAACATGGTGGATAAGACAGGCTATTACAAGGGCCCTTGCAGATCAATCAAGAACAATAAGAGTTCCTGTTCATATGGTTGAAAATATAAATAGATTAAAGAAAATAACAAGACAACTTATGCAAAGGTTAGGTAGGGAACCAACAGATGAAGAGGTTGCAAAAGAGATGGGTATCTCAGTTAAAAAAGTTCAAGATTTCAAAAGAGTTGCTCAAGTTCCTATTTCCCTTGAAACTCCAGTTGGTGATGATGAAGATACAACTCTTGCAGATTTTGTAGAAGATAAATCTATTTTATCACCAGAGGAGGAAACAATTAAAAATTGCTCAAATGAAGAACTTCTTGAACTTTTAAAATTTTTACCTGAAAGAGAAAGAGAAATTGTAAAACTTCGTTTTGGTCTTGGTGGAGAAGTTCCACATACATTAGAGGAGGTTGGCGCAAAATTCAATGTAACAAGAGAAAGAATTAGACAAATAGAATCAAAAGCTATAAGAAGATTGAGACAATTAATGAAAAAAGAGAAACGAGTTTAA
- a CDS encoding tRNA-dihydrouridine synthase produces MIEFNKKLIFLAPLSNFSDTGMRILSKRFGADLTYTGMISSYEIVNKKAIPFQIFAEERPIAVQIFGNDPHIIETAVKILGTTPDIIDLNFGCPSKNLIMSGNGGYLLLDLRKIRDLIKSAIYNSKVPVSVKIRSGFDKNSMNYLDVGRICEEEGVFFLTIHPRTVSMKYSGKADLNITKELKNSLKIPIIHSGDIFSINDLEKVFNETNCNGVMIGRSAIGNPWIFSDFKDYLFNKKYPQKRSLEEKIEIIVEHMEILKKIYSENYAIKQMKIHIPKYLKGYPGISRLNKLLNGVKSINELKNLLFNFRKL; encoded by the coding sequence ATGATAGAGTTTAATAAAAAACTTATTTTTTTAGCACCCTTGTCAAATTTTTCAGATACAGGAATGAGAATTCTTTCAAAAAGATTTGGTGCAGATTTAACATATACTGGAATGATTTCTTCATATGAAATTGTAAATAAAAAAGCCATTCCATTTCAAATTTTTGCTGAGGAAAGACCAATAGCAGTTCAAATATTTGGAAATGACCCACATATAATTGAAACTGCTGTTAAAATTTTAGGTACTACTCCTGATATTATTGATTTAAACTTTGGTTGTCCATCTAAAAATCTTATAATGAGTGGCAATGGTGGCTATCTTTTGCTCGATCTAAGAAAAATAAGAGATTTAATCAAAAGCGCAATATATAATTCTAAAGTGCCTGTTTCAGTTAAAATTAGAAGTGGTTTTGATAAAAATAGCATGAATTATTTAGATGTTGGTAGAATTTGTGAGGAAGAGGGTGTCTTCTTTTTAACAATTCATCCAAGAACTGTATCAATGAAATATTCTGGAAAAGCAGATTTAAATATAACAAAGGAGTTAAAAAATTCTTTAAAGATACCAATTATCCATAGTGGAGATATATTTAGTATTAATGATTTAGAAAAAGTTTTTAATGAGACAAATTGTAATGGTGTTATGATAGGAAGGTCTGCTATTGGAAATCCATGGATATTTTCTGATTTTAAAGATTATTTATTTAATAAAAAATATCCTCAGAAAAGATCATTAGAAGAGAAAATTGAAATTATTGTTGAACATATGGAGATATTAAAAAAAATTTATTCTGAAAATTATGCAATAAAACAAATGAAAATTCATATTCCCAAATATTTAAAGGGATATCCAGGAATTTCAAGATTGAATAAATTGTTAAATGGAGTAAAATCAATAAATGAGTTAAAAAATCTCCTTTTTAATTTTAGGAAATTATAA
- the trpS gene encoding tryptophan--tRNA ligase, whose translation MKRVASGMRPTGKLHLGNYFGALKNWIELQDKYECYYFIVDYHALTTGYEKSKEIRENIYEMALDWFSMGLDPNKATIYIQSSVIEIPILHLIFSMIVPMPWLERNPTVKEMIRDLDLKENVGYGLLGYPVLQAADILIVKGELVPVGKDQLPHLEFSRELARRFNYLYGEYFPEPQALLTETPLILGIDGKKMSKSLNNQINLSDNEEEIINKVMQMITDPQKIRKSDPGHPDICSVFTYYGNFYKEKSRIVKNECEKGLRGCVDCKKEIAKKIYQFLEPYRERKAQLEKDKDTIWDILKEGGNKVKRVAEETLSEVKRLMGLEYL comes from the coding sequence ATGAAAAGAGTTGCATCTGGAATGAGACCAACCGGAAAATTACATCTTGGAAATTATTTTGGAGCATTAAAAAATTGGATAGAACTACAAGATAAATATGAATGTTATTATTTTATAGTTGATTACCACGCTTTAACAACTGGATATGAAAAATCAAAAGAGATAAGAGAAAATATTTACGAAATGGCATTAGATTGGTTTTCAATGGGTCTTGATCCTAACAAAGCTACAATTTATATTCAATCTTCAGTAATTGAAATTCCAATTTTACACTTAATTTTTTCAATGATTGTTCCAATGCCATGGCTTGAGAGAAATCCAACTGTAAAAGAGATGATAAGAGATCTTGACCTTAAAGAAAATGTTGGATACGGACTTTTAGGTTATCCAGTACTTCAAGCAGCAGATATTTTGATTGTTAAAGGAGAATTAGTTCCTGTAGGAAAAGATCAATTACCCCATCTTGAATTTAGTAGAGAATTAGCAAGAAGATTCAATTATTTATATGGAGAATATTTTCCTGAACCCCAAGCTCTTTTAACTGAAACTCCTTTAATTTTAGGAATAGATGGAAAAAAAATGAGCAAATCACTTAACAATCAAATAAATTTATCAGATAATGAGGAGGAAATTATAAATAAGGTTATGCAAATGATAACAGACCCTCAAAAAATAAGAAAAAGTGATCCTGGACATCCTGATATTTGTTCTGTTTTTACATATTATGGAAATTTCTATAAAGAAAAGTCAAGAATAGTAAAAAATGAATGTGAAAAAGGTTTAAGAGGTTGTGTAGATTGTAAAAAAGAGATAGCTAAAAAAATTTATCAATTTTTAGAACCATATAGAGAGAGAAAAGCTCAACTTGAAAAAGATAAAGACACAATTTGGGATATATTAAAAGAAGGAGGAAACAAGGTTAAAAGAGTTGCAGAAGAAACATTAAGTGAAGTAAAAAGATTGATGGGTCTTGAATATTTATGA
- the rimI gene encoding ribosomal protein S18-alanine N-acetyltransferase, with translation MVENLKIRPMLNRDILSVVEIDRKSYSQPWGVNEFFREINYNRFGRYFVAEIDRKVVGYIGSWFLGDLIHITTIAVDPQYRRRGIGEMLMNYIIDMGKSEKAKKVVLEVRVSNIIAQKLYEKLGFKIEKIKKEYYPDNKEDAYYMIKEI, from the coding sequence ATGGTCGAAAATTTAAAAATTAGACCAATGTTAAATAGAGATATTTTATCAGTTGTAGAAATAGATAGAAAATCATATTCACAACCATGGGGAGTAAATGAATTTTTTAGGGAGATAAATTATAATAGATTTGGAAGATATTTTGTTGCTGAAATAGATAGAAAAGTTGTTGGATACATTGGAAGTTGGTTTTTAGGAGATCTTATTCATATAACAACTATTGCAGTGGATCCTCAATACAGAAGAAGGGGAATTGGGGAGATGTTAATGAATTATATTATAGATATGGGTAAAAGCGAAAAAGCAAAAAAAGTAGTTTTAGAAGTTAGAGTATCTAATATAATTGCACAAAAACTATATGAAAAACTTGGTTTTAAAATTGAGAAGATCAAAAAGGAATATTATCCTGATAATAAGGAAGACGCATATTATATGATAAAAGAAATTTAA
- a CDS encoding EamA family transporter has translation MLSYLSLLGRIFLIGLERIVIKQLTDKQNNLSVTFIFFFLSLPFLLPFVFIIEKPTNFIFLKNVIISSLIYTNSFILYVKSISIEDVSLVAPLYNFNVFFLILLTSIFLDEKITLIKIFGLSLLVYGSSFLMKKESIFKSFSALFKNKGSKYMILSSFLIAIGRTIDGFSAKTGVSPIFYSFFLYLTITIFLFLILLFSKKFYEVKLLLKNKFLLSSLAGITNAYSYLFLLIAFKKIDISIAEPSTMLGTIVTLWLSKFLFKENIKYRFIGTIIMIIGAYLLFLKI, from the coding sequence ATGTTATCATATTTGTCTCTTTTAGGTAGAATTTTTTTAATTGGCCTTGAAAGAATAGTTATAAAACAATTAACAGACAAACAAAACAATTTAAGTGTAACATTTATTTTTTTCTTTTTATCTCTACCATTTCTTTTACCTTTCGTATTTATTATAGAAAAACCAACAAATTTTATCTTTTTAAAAAATGTCATTATATCTAGTCTAATTTATACAAATTCATTTATTCTTTATGTTAAATCCATTTCTATTGAAGATGTATCACTTGTTGCCCCGCTCTATAATTTTAATGTTTTCTTTCTTATTTTATTAACATCTATATTTTTAGATGAAAAAATTACACTCATTAAAATTTTTGGACTTTCTTTACTTGTATATGGATCGTCTTTCCTTATGAAGAAGGAGAGTATTTTCAAATCATTTAGTGCACTTTTTAAAAATAAGGGATCAAAATATATGATTTTGTCATCCTTTTTAATTGCAATTGGTAGAACAATTGATGGGTTTTCGGCAAAAACTGGTGTATCTCCAATTTTTTATTCTTTCTTTTTATATTTAACAATAACAATATTTCTTTTCTTGATTTTGTTATTTTCAAAAAAATTTTACGAAGTTAAACTTTTATTAAAAAATAAATTTTTGTTATCTTCTTTAGCAGGAATTACAAATGCATATTCATATTTGTTTCTTTTGATTGCTTTTAAAAAAATTGATATTAGTATTGCAGAACCATCAACCATGTTGGGGACAATAGTTACTCTTTGGCTTTCCAAATTTCTTTTTAAAGAAAATATAAAATATAGATTTATTGGAACAATAATTATGATAATTGGTGCATATCTTCTATTTTTAAAAATTTAA
- a CDS encoding molybdopterin-dependent oxidoreductase: MKKKNIIIFIFLVVSITSIFIINNYLINKKEEITLTGVEILNYKSENLSSINDFRENSIKGPQYVDIKNYKLKVWGLVEKELNYTYEEIINKFQKYEKVTTLNCVEGWSAKVLWEGFLVRDLISEAIVKDNAKVLIFYAYDGYTTSFPIEYFYDKDIIIAYKINGLILPPERGFPFQLVAEEKWGYKWIKWITQIEISDNEEYRGYWEERGFSNDGDIDKSFIENPK, from the coding sequence ATGAAAAAGAAAAACATTATAATATTTATATTTTTAGTTGTTTCAATTACATCAATTTTCATAATAAACAACTATCTAATAAATAAAAAAGAAGAAATAACACTTACAGGTGTAGAAATATTAAATTATAAGAGTGAAAATCTTTCTTCAATTAATGATTTTAGAGAAAATTCTATTAAAGGACCACAATATGTTGATATAAAAAACTATAAATTAAAAGTTTGGGGATTGGTTGAAAAAGAGTTAAATTATACATATGAAGAAATTATAAATAAGTTTCAAAAATATGAAAAAGTGACAACTCTTAATTGTGTAGAAGGTTGGAGTGCTAAAGTTTTATGGGAAGGTTTTCTTGTTAGAGATTTAATAAGTGAAGCAATAGTAAAAGATAACGCTAAAGTTTTAATTTTTTATGCATATGATGGATACACAACTTCTTTTCCAATTGAATATTTTTATGATAAAGATATTATAATTGCATACAAGATAAATGGTTTGATACTTCCACCCGAAAGAGGATTTCCATTTCAACTTGTTGCTGAAGAAAAATGGGGTTATAAATGGATAAAGTGGATAACACAAATTGAAATTAGTGATAATGAGGAATATAGAGGTTATTGGGAAGAAAGAGGATTCTCTAATGACGGAGACATTGATAAATCTTTTATAGAGAATCCAAAATAG